One stretch of Amycolatopsis sp. NBC_00345 DNA includes these proteins:
- a CDS encoding RNA polymerase sigma-70 factor, translating to MQETVGGDLDGAAAVFAGIRPRLFGIAYRMTGSAVDAEDLVQETWLRWQNCDRSAVAEPGAYLATAITRLAINAGQTARARHEAYVGPWLPEPVDTSADPQLGAERGAALEFAVLLLLEKLSPTERAAYVLREAFDYPYHQIAEIVRTTEVAARQLVSRGRKRLAAERRTPASAPEQRRLLTAFVAAARAGDLSALEDLFAADVVSYSDSGGAVRASRIPVHGATTVAKYLRAFADRFWAGVDVSWVEANGGPGALLRRDGEAFAVVTVTASAEGIEQVLWMMNPGKLGAITRS from the coding sequence ATGCAGGAGACCGTCGGCGGGGACCTCGATGGCGCGGCCGCGGTGTTCGCCGGGATCCGGCCGAGGCTGTTCGGCATCGCCTACCGGATGACGGGCAGCGCGGTCGACGCCGAGGATCTGGTGCAGGAGACGTGGCTGCGCTGGCAGAACTGCGACCGGTCCGCGGTGGCCGAGCCGGGGGCCTACCTCGCGACGGCGATCACGCGGCTGGCGATCAACGCCGGGCAGACCGCCCGCGCGCGGCACGAGGCCTACGTCGGGCCGTGGCTGCCCGAGCCCGTCGACACCTCCGCGGACCCGCAGCTGGGCGCGGAACGGGGCGCGGCGCTGGAGTTCGCGGTCCTGCTCCTGCTGGAGAAGCTCTCGCCCACCGAGCGGGCGGCGTACGTGCTGAGGGAGGCGTTCGACTACCCGTACCACCAGATCGCCGAGATCGTGCGGACCACGGAGGTCGCCGCACGCCAGCTCGTCAGCCGCGGGCGCAAACGGCTGGCCGCCGAGCGCCGGACGCCGGCGAGCGCGCCCGAGCAGCGGCGGCTGCTGACCGCGTTCGTGGCCGCCGCCCGGGCCGGTGACCTCTCGGCGCTGGAGGACCTGTTCGCGGCGGACGTGGTGAGCTACTCCGACAGTGGTGGCGCGGTGCGCGCTTCGCGGATTCCGGTCCACGGCGCGACGACGGTGGCGAAGTACCTGCGGGCGTTCGCGGACCGGTTCTGGGCCGGCGTCGACGTCTCGTGGGTGGAGGCGAACGGCGGGCCCGGTGCGTTGCTCCGGCGGGACGGCGAGGCCTTCGCCGTGGTCACCGTCACGGCTTCGGCCGAGGGGATCGAGCAGGTGCTCTGGATGATGAACCCCGGCAAGCTCGGCGCGATCACCCGGTCCTGA